A section of the Epinephelus moara isolate mb chromosome 3, YSFRI_EMoa_1.0, whole genome shotgun sequence genome encodes:
- the gusb gene encoding beta-glucuronidase, which translates to MRSPAVVFRKVSLTLNYLCDEGRLLKSPVRLMAADERSTYEDVYTLPVGIRTVNVTSTQFLINNKPFYFHGVNKHEDSDIRGKGFDWPLIVKDFNLLKWLGANSFRTSHYPYAEEILQMCDRHGIVVIDECPGVGIKDIRSFGNASLAHHLDVMDELVRRDKNHPSVVMWSVANEPAAEMPPAEFYFKTVIKHTRDLDPTRPVTYITDSNYARDRGAPYVDVICVNSYFSWYHDPGHLEVIPIQLNSQFENWYGKYQKPIIQSEYGADAVPGLHSDPPVMFSEEYQKVVLQSYHSVLDQKRKQYVIGELIWNFADFLTAQGITRVVGNKKGVFTRQRQPKAAAFILKERYWRLANETRRLPPWTKYPCPL; encoded by the exons atgaGATCTCCAGCTGTTGTTTTCAGAAAGGTTAGCCTGACACTGAACTATCTTTGTGACGAGGGGAGACTGCTGAAATCACCG GTTCGCTTAATGGCAGCCGATGAGAGATCAACATATGAGGATGTGTACACTCTACCAGTCGGCATCCGCACGGTCAACGTCACCAGCACACAGTTCCTCATCAACAACAAGCCCTTCTACTTCCATGGAGTCAATAAGCATGAGGACTCTGAC ATTCGAGGTAAAGGCTTCGACTGGCCCCTGATCGTCAAGGACTTTAACTTACTGAAGTGGTTGGGGGCGAACTCGTTCCGCACCAGTCACTACCCGTACGCTGAGGAGATCCTGCAGATGTGTGACCGCCACGGCATTGTAGTGATAGATGAGTGCCCAGGGGTGGGCATCAAAGACAT TCGCAGTTTTGGAAACGCTTCCCTGGCCCATCACCTGGACGTCATGGACGAGCTCGTACGTCGGGACAAGAACCATCCCTCTGTGGTGATGTGGTCGGTAGCCAATGAGCCGGCTGCAGAGATGCCCCCTGCTGAATTCTATTTCAA GACGGTGATAAAACACACCAGAGATCTGGATCCAACCAGGCCTGTCACTTACATCACAGACAGTAACTATGCCAGAGACAGAGGG GCTCCCTATGTGGATGTAATCTGTGTGAACAGTTACTTCTCCTGGTACCATGACCCAGGACACCTGGAGGTCATCCCCATCCAGCTCAACTCTCAGTTTGAGAACTGGTATGGAAAGTACCAGAAACCCATCATCCAGAGCGAATACGGAGCAGACGCAGTGCCGGGACTCCACAGT GATCCACCTGTGATGTTTTCTGAGGAATACCAGAAGGTCGTGCTGCAGAGCTACCACAGCGTGTTGGACCAGAAGAGGAAGCAGTATGTCATTGGTGAACTCATCTGGAACTTTGCTGACTTCTTGACTGCACAAG ggaTCACTCGTGTGGTGGGGAACAAGAAGGGTGTATTCACCAGGCAGCGGCAGCCCAAAGCAGCAGCATTCATCTTGAAGGAGAGATACTGGAGACTGGCAAATGAAACGAGGAGACTACCTCCGTGGACCAAGTACCCCTGTCCACTCTGA